Within bacterium, the genomic segment AGAAGCCGGTGGACGGCGGCCTGAAGGAAGGAATGCTCGCCGGCGCTCAGCGGTAGAGGTGGAAGGCCGCGGCGCGGGCCTCGAACGCGGCCAGCTCGCGCGACCACGCACGCTCCAGCGCGGCTGGCGGGCGCCCCGCATCCAACCCCGCGCGGATGCGCGCATCGCCCGTGAGCAGGTCGATCGGCAAGCGCTCGGTCTCGTACTCGTACGGCGGCTGGCGCCAGAGCTCGGCGCCGGGCCAGAGCCTCCGGATCTCGGCGAGCAGCGCGAGGGTCGTGCGGTAGGGGCGGAAGGTCGCGGCGTCCGTCACGTGGAGTTGCAGTCCGCCGCAGACCTTCCCGGCCCACTTCTGGAAGGTCGGCTGGAACCAGGCCTCGCGGAAGACGACGCCGGGGAGCCGGCGCCGCCGCAGCGCGGCGCACAGCGCCGGCGGGTCGATCCAGGGCGCGCCGCAGAACTCGAAGGGGCGCGTCGTGCCGCGGCCCTCGGAGAGGAGCGTCCCCTCGAGAAGCACCTGCCCCGGGTAGACGAGCGCCGTCTCCGGCGCCGGCATGTTCGGGCTCGGCGGCACCCACGGCAGGCCCGTCTCGCGAAAGAGCATGCGGCGGTGCCAGCCGCGCAGCGGCACC encodes:
- a CDS encoding DUF1343 domain-containing protein: LEAFVAAPPRPLARARLGLLCNQASVDRRYRHARDLVARAAGRRLTALFSPQHGVFGEKQDNMVESAHGRDPALGIPVYSLYADVRRPTAEMLAGIDALLVDLQDVGCRVYTFITTLRYCLEEAARLGKRIVVLDRPNPIGGAVEGNLLTPAMLSFVGAHPLPMRHGLTLGELARLFVAEGGIDVELDVVPLRGWHRRMLFRETGLPWVPPSPNMPAPETALVYPGQVLLEGTLLSEGRGTTRPFEFCGAPWIDPPALCAALRRRRLPGVVFREAWFQPTFQKWAGKVCGGLQLHVTDAATFRPYRTTLALLAEIRRLWPGAELWRQPPYEYETERLPIDLLTGDARIRAGLDAGRPPAALERAWSRELAAFEARAAAFHLYR